From Vulpes vulpes isolate BD-2025 chromosome 7, VulVul3, whole genome shotgun sequence, one genomic window encodes:
- the LOC112911030 gene encoding olfactory receptor 2T6-like — MDGDNQTSSSDFILTGLFTHSAISGFLFSIICAIFFMAMIVNGVMIFLIHIDSHLHTPMYFLLSHLSFIDMMYISTIVPKMLINYLVGKGTISFIACTAQYFLYMGFVGAEFFLLGLMAYDRYVAICNPLRYPVLMSHQVCWMILASSWLGGALDSFLLTPITMSLPFCRSHKINHFFCEGPTMLRLACGDKAAYEMVMYICCVMMLLIPFSVVIASYAQILITVHQIKSDEGKKKAFATCSSHLMVVTLFYGAALYTYMLPQSYHTPIKDKVFSAFYTILTPLLNPLIYSLRNTDVTEAFKRILARCQGAPGVTRREF, encoded by the coding sequence ATGGATGGAGACAATCAAACCTCTTCCAGTGACTTCATCCTCACAGGGCTCTTCACTCACAGTGCAATCTCAGGCTTCCTTTTCAGCATCATCTGTGCCATCTTCTTCATGGCCATGATTGTTAATGGTGTCATGATCTTCCTGATCCATATAGACTCtcacctccacacccccatgtaTTTCCTGCTCAGTCATCTCTCTTTTATTGACATGATGTACATCTCTACCATTGTGCCCAAGATGCTGATCAATTATCTTGTGGGCAAGGGGACCATCTCCTTCATTGCCTGTACAGCCCAGTACTTTCTCTACATGGGCTTTGTGGGGGCTGAGTTTTTCCTGTTGGGACTCATGGcttatgaccgctatgtggccatctgcaaccCCCTTCGCTATCCTGTCCTTATGAGCCACCAGGTCTGTTGGATGATCTTGGCCAGCTCTTGGTTAGGTGGTGCTTTGGACAGCTTTCTCCTCACCCCTATCACCATGAGTCTCCCATTCTGCCGTTCCCACAAGATCAATCACTTCTTCTGTGAAGGACCCACCATGCTAAGGCTGGCATGCGGTGACAAAGCTGCCTATGAAATGGTCATGTACATTTGCTGTGTCATGATGTTGCTGATCCCCTTCTCTGTGGTGATTGCTTCCTATGCTCAGATTCTCATCACAGTGCACCAGATAAAGTCAGATGAAGGGAAGAAGAAGGCCTTTGCTACCTGCTCATCACACTTAATGGTGGTGACATTGTTTTATGGGGCTGCCCTATACACATATATGCTTCCCCAATCCTACCACACACCAATCAAAGACAAAGTCTTCTCTGCTTTTTACACCATTCTCACTCCTTTGTTAAATCCTCTCATCTACAGCTTGAGGAACACAGATGTAACTGaagcttttaaaagaattttggcAAGATGTCAAGGAGCTCCTGGTGTGACAAGGAGAGAATTCTGA